Proteins encoded together in one Triticum dicoccoides isolate Atlit2015 ecotype Zavitan chromosome 7B, WEW_v2.0, whole genome shotgun sequence window:
- the LOC119337898 gene encoding probable 26S proteasome subunit rpt4 isoform X8 → MPARSCDGADASHQGPWTPSLAALPPNPSGSASRRPSPRWFLSAAASPWRRPGQILGAVRPPLQHLSSPPSSFKVLSVVEIWQDEVVPMVSVMKIKMTPLESCADMGGLDAQIQEIKEAAELPELYEDIGFRPPKGVILYGEQGKLYLQRCTVIVYILSASLFLKSVYSALQEGPSSHHM, encoded by the exons ATGCCGGCCAGATCCTGCGACGGCGCCGACGCGAGCCACCAAGGGCCGTGGACTCCCTCTCTGGCTGCGCTTCCGCCAAACCCTAGCGGCTCGGCGTCCCGGCGACCATCTCCGAGGTGGTTTCTTTCTGCAGCAGCCAGCCCATGGAGAAGGCCCGGACAAATTCTCGGAGCAGTACGCCCGCCGCTCCAGCACCTTTCCTCACCGCCGTCGTCATTCAAG GTTCTCTCTGTGGTTGAAATTTGGCAAGATGAAGTTGTTCCTATGGTTTCTGTCATGAAAATTAAAATGACACCTTTGGAGTCTTGTGCTGACATGGGTGGTTTAGATGCTCAAATTCAAGAGATCAAAGAAGCAGCTGAACTTCCTGAGCTATATGAGGACATTGGATTCAGGCCTCCGAAGGGAGTCATACTGTATGGGGAACAGGGAAAGCTTTACTTGCAAAG GTGCACTGTCATTGTATATATTCTCTCAGCCTCTTTATTCTTGAAATCAGTATATTCAGCTCTGCAGGAAGGTCCGTCTTCACATCA CATGTAG
- the LOC119336810 gene encoding 26S proteasome regulatory subunit 10B-like isoform X4, protein MPARSCDGADASHQGPWTPSLAALPPNPSGLASRRPSPRWFLSAAASPWRRPGQILGAVRPPLQHLSSPPSSFKVLSVVEIWQDEVVPMVSVMKIKMTPLESCADMGGLDAQIQEIKEAAELPELYEDIGFRPPKGVILYGEQGKLYLQRFQVHCHCIYSLSLFILEISIFSSAGRSVFTSVGDDDIYWG, encoded by the exons ATGCCGGCCAGATCCTGCGACGGCGCCGACGCGAGCCACCAAGGGCCGTGGACTCCCTCTCTGGCTGCGCTTCCGCCAAACCCTAGCGGCTTGGCGTCCCGGCGACCATCTCCGAGGTGGTTTCTTTCTGCAGCAGCCAGCCCATGGAGAAGGCCCGGACAAATTCTCGGAGCAGTACGCCCGCCGCTCCAGCACCTTTCCTCACCGCCGTCGTCATTCAAG GTTCTCTCTGTGGTTGAAATTTGGCAAGATGAAGTTGTTCCTATGGTTTCTGTCATGAAAATTAAAATGACACCTTTGGAGTCTTGTGCTGACATGGGTGGTTTAGATGCTCAAATTCAAGAGATCAAAGAAGCAGCTGAACTTCCTGAGCTATATGAGGACATTGGATTCAGGCCTCCGAAGGGAGTCATACTGTATGGGGAACAGGGAAAGCTTTACTTGCAAAG GTTTCAGGTGCACTGTCATTGTATATATTCTCTCAGCCTCTTTATTCTTGAAATCAGTATATTCAGCTCTGCAGGAAGGTCCGTCTTCACATCA
- the LOC119337898 gene encoding 26S proteasome regulatory subunit 10B-like isoform X5: MPARSCDGADASHQGPWTPSLAALPPNPSGSASRRPSPRWFLSAAASPWRRPGQILGAVRPPLQHLSSPPSSFKVLSVVEIWQDEVVPMVSVMKIKMTPLESCADMGGLDAQIQEIKEAAELPELYEDIGFRPPKGVILYGEQGKLYLQRFQVHCHCIYSLSLFILEISIFSSAGRSVFTSHVGKMEVSGEGG, from the exons ATGCCGGCCAGATCCTGCGACGGCGCCGACGCGAGCCACCAAGGGCCGTGGACTCCCTCTCTGGCTGCGCTTCCGCCAAACCCTAGCGGCTCGGCGTCCCGGCGACCATCTCCGAGGTGGTTTCTTTCTGCAGCAGCCAGCCCATGGAGAAGGCCCGGACAAATTCTCGGAGCAGTACGCCCGCCGCTCCAGCACCTTTCCTCACCGCCGTCGTCATTCAAG GTTCTCTCTGTGGTTGAAATTTGGCAAGATGAAGTTGTTCCTATGGTTTCTGTCATGAAAATTAAAATGACACCTTTGGAGTCTTGTGCTGACATGGGTGGTTTAGATGCTCAAATTCAAGAGATCAAAGAAGCAGCTGAACTTCCTGAGCTATATGAGGACATTGGATTCAGGCCTCCGAAGGGAGTCATACTGTATGGGGAACAGGGAAAGCTTTACTTGCAAAG GTTTCAGGTGCACTGTCATTGTATATATTCTCTCAGCCTCTTTATTCTTGAAATCAGTATATTCAGCTCTGCAGGAAGGTCCGTCTTCACATCA CATGTAGGAAAAATGGAAGTCTCAGGGGAGGGAGGTTAG
- the LOC119336810 gene encoding 26S proteasome regulatory subunit 8 homolog isoform X3 — MPARSCDGADASHQGPWTPSLAALPPNPSGLASRRPSPRWFLSAAASPWRRPGQILGAVRPPLQHLSSPPSSFKVLSVVEIWQDEVVPMVSVMKIKMTPLESCADMGGLDAQIQEIKEAAELPELYEDIGFRPPKGVILYGEQGKLYLQRCTVIVYILSASLFLKSVYSALQEGPSSHQKKNQRETMPEGPTRTEGVP, encoded by the exons ATGCCGGCCAGATCCTGCGACGGCGCCGACGCGAGCCACCAAGGGCCGTGGACTCCCTCTCTGGCTGCGCTTCCGCCAAACCCTAGCGGCTTGGCGTCCCGGCGACCATCTCCGAGGTGGTTTCTTTCTGCAGCAGCCAGCCCATGGAGAAGGCCCGGACAAATTCTCGGAGCAGTACGCCCGCCGCTCCAGCACCTTTCCTCACCGCCGTCGTCATTCAAG GTTCTCTCTGTGGTTGAAATTTGGCAAGATGAAGTTGTTCCTATGGTTTCTGTCATGAAAATTAAAATGACACCTTTGGAGTCTTGTGCTGACATGGGTGGTTTAGATGCTCAAATTCAAGAGATCAAAGAAGCAGCTGAACTTCCTGAGCTATATGAGGACATTGGATTCAGGCCTCCGAAGGGAGTCATACTGTATGGGGAACAGGGAAAGCTTTACTTGCAAAG GTGCACTGTCATTGTATATATTCTCTCAGCCTCTTTATTCTTGAAATCAGTATATTCAGCTCTGCAGGAAGGTCCGTCTTCACATCA
- the LOC119337898 gene encoding probable 26S proteasome subunit rpt4 isoform X7, whose translation MPARSCDGADASHQGPWTPSLAALPPNPSGSASRRPSPRWFLSAAASPWRRPGQILGAVRPPLQHLSSPPSSFKVLSVVEIWQDEVVPMVSVMKIKMTPLESCADMGGLDAQIQEIKEAAELPELYEDIGFRPPKGVILYGEQGKLYLQRCTVIVYILSASLFLKSVYSALQEGPSSHHPLTRW comes from the exons ATGCCGGCCAGATCCTGCGACGGCGCCGACGCGAGCCACCAAGGGCCGTGGACTCCCTCTCTGGCTGCGCTTCCGCCAAACCCTAGCGGCTCGGCGTCCCGGCGACCATCTCCGAGGTGGTTTCTTTCTGCAGCAGCCAGCCCATGGAGAAGGCCCGGACAAATTCTCGGAGCAGTACGCCCGCCGCTCCAGCACCTTTCCTCACCGCCGTCGTCATTCAAG GTTCTCTCTGTGGTTGAAATTTGGCAAGATGAAGTTGTTCCTATGGTTTCTGTCATGAAAATTAAAATGACACCTTTGGAGTCTTGTGCTGACATGGGTGGTTTAGATGCTCAAATTCAAGAGATCAAAGAAGCAGCTGAACTTCCTGAGCTATATGAGGACATTGGATTCAGGCCTCCGAAGGGAGTCATACTGTATGGGGAACAGGGAAAGCTTTACTTGCAAAG GTGCACTGTCATTGTATATATTCTCTCAGCCTCTTTATTCTTGAAATCAGTATATTCAGCTCTGCAGGAAGGTCCGTCTTCACATCA CCCTTTGACCAGATGGTAA
- the LOC119337898 gene encoding 26S proteasome regulatory subunit 10B-like isoform X6 → MPARSCDGADASHQGPWTPSLAALPPNPSGSASRRPSPRWFLSAAASPWRRPGQILGAVRPPLQHLSSPPSSFKVLSVVEIWQDEVVPMVSVMKIKMTPLESCADMGGLDAQIQEIKEAAELPELYEDIGFRPPKGVILYGEQGKLYLQRFQVHCHCIYSLSLFILEISIFSSAGRSVFTSVGDDDIYWG, encoded by the exons ATGCCGGCCAGATCCTGCGACGGCGCCGACGCGAGCCACCAAGGGCCGTGGACTCCCTCTCTGGCTGCGCTTCCGCCAAACCCTAGCGGCTCGGCGTCCCGGCGACCATCTCCGAGGTGGTTTCTTTCTGCAGCAGCCAGCCCATGGAGAAGGCCCGGACAAATTCTCGGAGCAGTACGCCCGCCGCTCCAGCACCTTTCCTCACCGCCGTCGTCATTCAAG GTTCTCTCTGTGGTTGAAATTTGGCAAGATGAAGTTGTTCCTATGGTTTCTGTCATGAAAATTAAAATGACACCTTTGGAGTCTTGTGCTGACATGGGTGGTTTAGATGCTCAAATTCAAGAGATCAAAGAAGCAGCTGAACTTCCTGAGCTATATGAGGACATTGGATTCAGGCCTCCGAAGGGAGTCATACTGTATGGGGAACAGGGAAAGCTTTACTTGCAAAG GTTTCAGGTGCACTGTCATTGTATATATTCTCTCAGCCTCTTTATTCTTGAAATCAGTATATTCAGCTCTGCAGGAAGGTCCGTCTTCACATCA GTGGGTGATGATGACATATACTGGgggtag
- the LOC119337898 gene encoding uncharacterized protein LOC119337898 isoform X1 produces MPARSCDGADASHQGPWTPSLAALPPNPSGSASRRPSPRWFLSAAASPWRRPGQILGAVRPPLQHLSSPPSSFKVLSVVEIWQDEVVPMVSVMKIKMTPLESCADMGGLDAQIQEIKEAAELPELYEDIGFRPPKGVILYGEQGKLYLQRCTVIVYILSASLFLKSVYSALQEGPSSHHDLQPPADESRAGDWCVATAEGATGGGVTGGGEKAPTEQAHDTHVRRIQTIATLFSLLLDGSRLRSLQQSSNRCLGLFSLPKPQIRSSIHV; encoded by the exons ATGCCGGCCAGATCCTGCGACGGCGCCGACGCGAGCCACCAAGGGCCGTGGACTCCCTCTCTGGCTGCGCTTCCGCCAAACCCTAGCGGCTCGGCGTCCCGGCGACCATCTCCGAGGTGGTTTCTTTCTGCAGCAGCCAGCCCATGGAGAAGGCCCGGACAAATTCTCGGAGCAGTACGCCCGCCGCTCCAGCACCTTTCCTCACCGCCGTCGTCATTCAAG GTTCTCTCTGTGGTTGAAATTTGGCAAGATGAAGTTGTTCCTATGGTTTCTGTCATGAAAATTAAAATGACACCTTTGGAGTCTTGTGCTGACATGGGTGGTTTAGATGCTCAAATTCAAGAGATCAAAGAAGCAGCTGAACTTCCTGAGCTATATGAGGACATTGGATTCAGGCCTCCGAAGGGAGTCATACTGTATGGGGAACAGGGAAAGCTTTACTTGCAAAG GTGCACTGTCATTGTATATATTCTCTCAGCCTCTTTATTCTTGAAATCAGTATATTCAGCTCTGCAGGAAGGTCCGTCTTCACATCA CGATCTGCAGCCGCCAGCGGACGAGAGCAGGGCGGGCGACTGGTGTGTGGCGACTGCTGAaggggcgacgggcggcggcgtgaCGGGAGGAGGTGAGAAGGCACCAACTGAACAGGCGCACGATACACACGTACGTAGGATCCAAACAATCGCTACCTTGTTTTCTTTGCTACTAGATGGGTCGCGCCTGCGCTCGCTCCAACAATCCTCCAACCGGTGTCTAGGTTTATTTTCACTGCCGAAGCCCCAAATACGAAGTAGTATACACGTATAA
- the LOC119337898 gene encoding 26S proteasome regulatory subunit 10B-like isoform X2 yields the protein MPARSCDGADASHQGPWTPSLAALPPNPSGSASRRPSPRWFLSAAASPWRRPGQILGAVRPPLQHLSSPPSSFKVLSVVEIWQDEVVPMVSVMKIKMTPLESCADMGGLDAQIQEIKEAAELPELYEDIGFRPPKGVILYGEQGKLYLQRFQVHCHCIYSLSLFILEISIFSSAGRSVFTSADLRQFMDCAILRGSVCRLYFAWWKPSYQSIVEQWRGYTGDALRGIS from the exons ATGCCGGCCAGATCCTGCGACGGCGCCGACGCGAGCCACCAAGGGCCGTGGACTCCCTCTCTGGCTGCGCTTCCGCCAAACCCTAGCGGCTCGGCGTCCCGGCGACCATCTCCGAGGTGGTTTCTTTCTGCAGCAGCCAGCCCATGGAGAAGGCCCGGACAAATTCTCGGAGCAGTACGCCCGCCGCTCCAGCACCTTTCCTCACCGCCGTCGTCATTCAAG GTTCTCTCTGTGGTTGAAATTTGGCAAGATGAAGTTGTTCCTATGGTTTCTGTCATGAAAATTAAAATGACACCTTTGGAGTCTTGTGCTGACATGGGTGGTTTAGATGCTCAAATTCAAGAGATCAAAGAAGCAGCTGAACTTCCTGAGCTATATGAGGACATTGGATTCAGGCCTCCGAAGGGAGTCATACTGTATGGGGAACAGGGAAAGCTTTACTTGCAAAG GTTTCAGGTGCACTGTCATTGTATATATTCTCTCAGCCTCTTTATTCTTGAAATCAGTATATTCAGCTCTGCAGGAAGGTCCGTCTTCACATCA GCGGACCTGCGGCAGTTCATGGATTGTGCAATATTGCGTGGGAGTGTGTGCCGACTATACTTTGCGTGGTGGAAACCCAGTTACCAAAGTATCGTGGAGCAGTGGCGGGGCTACACAGGAGATGCCTTGAGGGGCATCTCCTAA
- the LOC119337898 gene encoding uncharacterized protein LOC119337898 isoform X4 encodes MPARSCDGADASHQGPWTPSLAALPPNPSGSASRRPSPRWFLSAAASPWRRPGQILGAVRPPLQHLSSPPSSFKVLSVVEIWQDEVVPMVSVMKIKMTPLESCADMGGLDAQIQEIKEAAELPELYEDIGFRPPKGVILYGEQGKLYLQRFQVHCHCIYSLSLFILEISIFSSAGRSVFTSRSAAASGREQGGRLVCGDC; translated from the exons ATGCCGGCCAGATCCTGCGACGGCGCCGACGCGAGCCACCAAGGGCCGTGGACTCCCTCTCTGGCTGCGCTTCCGCCAAACCCTAGCGGCTCGGCGTCCCGGCGACCATCTCCGAGGTGGTTTCTTTCTGCAGCAGCCAGCCCATGGAGAAGGCCCGGACAAATTCTCGGAGCAGTACGCCCGCCGCTCCAGCACCTTTCCTCACCGCCGTCGTCATTCAAG GTTCTCTCTGTGGTTGAAATTTGGCAAGATGAAGTTGTTCCTATGGTTTCTGTCATGAAAATTAAAATGACACCTTTGGAGTCTTGTGCTGACATGGGTGGTTTAGATGCTCAAATTCAAGAGATCAAAGAAGCAGCTGAACTTCCTGAGCTATATGAGGACATTGGATTCAGGCCTCCGAAGGGAGTCATACTGTATGGGGAACAGGGAAAGCTTTACTTGCAAAG GTTTCAGGTGCACTGTCATTGTATATATTCTCTCAGCCTCTTTATTCTTGAAATCAGTATATTCAGCTCTGCAGGAAGGTCCGTCTTCACATCA CGATCTGCAGCCGCCAGCGGACGAGAGCAGGGCGGGCGACTGGTGTGTGGCGACTGCTGA
- the LOC119336810 gene encoding probable 26S proteasome subunit rpt4 isoform X5, with the protein MPARSCDGADASHQGPWTPSLAALPPNPSGLASRRPSPRWFLSAAASPWRRPGQILGAVRPPLQHLSSPPSSFKVLSVVEIWQDEVVPMVSVMKIKMTPLESCADMGGLDAQIQEIKEAAELPELYEDIGFRPPKGVILYGEQGKLYLQRCTVIVYILSASLFLKSVYSALQEGPSSHQCCVPS; encoded by the exons ATGCCGGCCAGATCCTGCGACGGCGCCGACGCGAGCCACCAAGGGCCGTGGACTCCCTCTCTGGCTGCGCTTCCGCCAAACCCTAGCGGCTTGGCGTCCCGGCGACCATCTCCGAGGTGGTTTCTTTCTGCAGCAGCCAGCCCATGGAGAAGGCCCGGACAAATTCTCGGAGCAGTACGCCCGCCGCTCCAGCACCTTTCCTCACCGCCGTCGTCATTCAAG GTTCTCTCTGTGGTTGAAATTTGGCAAGATGAAGTTGTTCCTATGGTTTCTGTCATGAAAATTAAAATGACACCTTTGGAGTCTTGTGCTGACATGGGTGGTTTAGATGCTCAAATTCAAGAGATCAAAGAAGCAGCTGAACTTCCTGAGCTATATGAGGACATTGGATTCAGGCCTCCGAAGGGAGTCATACTGTATGGGGAACAGGGAAAGCTTTACTTGCAAAG GTGCACTGTCATTGTATATATTCTCTCAGCCTCTTTATTCTTGAAATCAGTATATTCAGCTCTGCAGGAAGGTCCGTCTTCACATCA
- the LOC119337898 gene encoding uncharacterized protein LOC119337898 isoform X3 yields the protein MPARSCDGADASHQGPWTPSLAALPPNPSGSASRRPSPRWFLSAAASPWRRPGQILGAVRPPLQHLSSPPSSFKVLSVVEIWQDEVVPMVSVMKIKMTPLESCADMGGLDAQIQEIKEAAELPELYEDIGFRPPKGVILYGEQGKLYLQRCTVIVYILSASLFLKSVYSALQEGPSSHQRTCGSSWIVQYCVGVCADYTLRGGNPVTKVSWSSGGATQEMP from the exons ATGCCGGCCAGATCCTGCGACGGCGCCGACGCGAGCCACCAAGGGCCGTGGACTCCCTCTCTGGCTGCGCTTCCGCCAAACCCTAGCGGCTCGGCGTCCCGGCGACCATCTCCGAGGTGGTTTCTTTCTGCAGCAGCCAGCCCATGGAGAAGGCCCGGACAAATTCTCGGAGCAGTACGCCCGCCGCTCCAGCACCTTTCCTCACCGCCGTCGTCATTCAAG GTTCTCTCTGTGGTTGAAATTTGGCAAGATGAAGTTGTTCCTATGGTTTCTGTCATGAAAATTAAAATGACACCTTTGGAGTCTTGTGCTGACATGGGTGGTTTAGATGCTCAAATTCAAGAGATCAAAGAAGCAGCTGAACTTCCTGAGCTATATGAGGACATTGGATTCAGGCCTCCGAAGGGAGTCATACTGTATGGGGAACAGGGAAAGCTTTACTTGCAAAG GTGCACTGTCATTGTATATATTCTCTCAGCCTCTTTATTCTTGAAATCAGTATATTCAGCTCTGCAGGAAGGTCCGTCTTCACATCA GCGGACCTGCGGCAGTTCATGGATTGTGCAATATTGCGTGGGAGTGTGTGCCGACTATACTTTGCGTGGTGGAAACCCAGTTACCAAAGTATCGTGGAGCAGTGGCGGGGCTACACAGGAGATGCCTTGA